From Gemmatimonadaceae bacterium, a single genomic window includes:
- a CDS encoding molybdenum cofactor guanylyltransferase has product MGHRHDVDRCIGVIMAGGGSTRFGGRPKGLERVGRARLIDRVADALRTCCDDLLLVANDPEAERWIPGVTVRRDVRPNEGGLGGLHAALTHAAAPVIVVAWDMPFVTGALLQRLRTCDPTADAVLPWSPGPRGVEPLCAWYAPACLPVITRCLDAGERAMVGFHHLVRLTVLPEGEVRTFGDPSELFLNVNTTDDLARAQAIASR; this is encoded by the coding sequence ATGGGCCACCGCCACGATGTGGACCGATGCATCGGCGTGATCATGGCCGGCGGGGGTTCCACGCGGTTCGGCGGGCGCCCCAAGGGTCTTGAACGCGTCGGCCGCGCGCGGCTGATCGACCGCGTCGCCGACGCGCTGCGCACGTGTTGTGATGACCTCCTGCTGGTCGCCAACGACCCCGAGGCGGAGCGCTGGATCCCGGGCGTGACCGTGCGGCGCGACGTGCGGCCGAACGAGGGTGGCCTCGGTGGGCTGCATGCCGCACTCACGCATGCCGCCGCGCCGGTGATCGTCGTGGCGTGGGACATGCCGTTCGTGACCGGTGCCCTGCTCCAGCGCCTGCGCACCTGCGACCCGACGGCTGACGCCGTGCTGCCGTGGAGTCCGGGGCCACGCGGCGTCGAACCGCTGTGCGCCTGGTACGCCCCGGCGTGCCTCCCGGTCATCACGAGATGCCTCGATGCGGGCGAGCGTGCCATGGTCGGGTTCCATCACCTGGTGCGACTCACCGTGCTGCCCGAGGGCGAAGTGCGCACGTTCGGTGACCCGTCGGAGCTCTTCCTCAACGTGAACACGACCGACGATCTGGCCCGCGCCCAGGCCATCGCGTCCCGCTAG
- a CDS encoding 2,3-bisphosphoglycerate-independent phosphoglycerate mutase has product MPGTTRPVVLVVLDGFGFREAPDGNAIAMARMPTWKALWSRAPRTLLEASGRAVGLPVGQMGNSEVGHLNLGAGRVVKQDLVRIDESIEDRSFQTKPAFLDACARVKGNGGTLHLMGLLGDGGVHAMDRHLFALIDLVHAQGVPRIALHALIDGRDTLPTSGLGYLRATLAHAAGRVVVGSLGGRYFGMDRDKRWERVVRWYDVAVRGRGTTTEDPVAAIQASYDAGVTDEFIEPLVVTRDGQPVAPMRDGDAVIAFNYRSDRMRQITRAMMDPGFTGFDVRDRPQLSLATMTSYDESYSFPVAFPPFSMARIMAEVISERGMTMFRTAETEKYPHVTYFYNGGIETPFAGEERNLVASPKVATYDLQPEMSAPGVTDVLCHAIARGTYDFTLCNYANADMVGHTGSIPAVIAALECVDACLTRVVKAAEQAGARLLVTADHGNCEVMIDPATGGPHTAHTTNPVPFVVVDPAGERALRSGGALCDVGPTILSMLGIDQPSEMTGRDLRSGPA; this is encoded by the coding sequence ATGCCTGGTACGACTCGACCAGTAGTGCTCGTCGTCCTCGACGGCTTCGGGTTCCGCGAGGCACCGGACGGGAATGCCATTGCCATGGCGCGAATGCCCACCTGGAAGGCCCTGTGGTCGAGAGCGCCGCGGACCCTTCTCGAGGCATCCGGGCGGGCGGTGGGGCTCCCCGTCGGGCAGATGGGAAACAGTGAGGTGGGTCACCTCAATCTGGGCGCCGGACGCGTGGTGAAGCAGGATCTCGTGCGCATCGACGAGTCCATCGAGGATCGGAGCTTCCAGACGAAGCCCGCGTTCCTCGACGCGTGCGCCCGGGTGAAGGGCAATGGCGGCACCCTGCACCTCATGGGGCTGCTCGGGGATGGTGGCGTGCACGCGATGGACCGCCACCTGTTTGCGCTCATCGACCTGGTTCACGCGCAGGGCGTTCCCCGCATCGCGCTGCACGCGTTGATCGACGGCCGCGACACCCTCCCGACGAGTGGGCTCGGCTACCTGCGCGCCACACTGGCCCATGCGGCCGGCCGGGTCGTCGTCGGATCGCTCGGCGGGCGCTATTTCGGCATGGACCGCGACAAGCGCTGGGAGCGCGTGGTGAGATGGTACGACGTCGCCGTGCGAGGCCGCGGGACCACGACCGAGGATCCGGTGGCGGCGATCCAGGCGTCCTACGATGCCGGCGTGACGGACGAGTTCATCGAGCCGCTCGTGGTGACCCGGGACGGCCAGCCCGTCGCGCCGATGCGCGATGGAGATGCCGTGATCGCGTTCAACTATCGGTCCGACCGCATGCGGCAGATCACGCGTGCCATGATGGATCCCGGCTTCACGGGGTTTGACGTGCGCGATCGACCGCAGCTCTCGCTCGCGACGATGACATCGTACGACGAGTCGTACTCGTTTCCGGTCGCGTTCCCGCCCTTCTCGATGGCGCGGATCATGGCGGAGGTGATCTCGGAGCGCGGGATGACGATGTTTCGTACGGCGGAAACCGAGAAGTACCCGCACGTGACGTACTTCTACAATGGCGGCATCGAGACTCCGTTCGCCGGCGAGGAGCGCAATCTGGTCGCGAGCCCGAAGGTGGCAACCTACGACCTGCAGCCGGAGATGTCGGCGCCAGGTGTGACCGACGTGTTGTGCCATGCGATCGCGCGGGGCACGTACGATTTCACCCTCTGCAACTACGCGAATGCGGACATGGTCGGGCACACCGGCTCGATCCCGGCGGTGATCGCGGCGCTCGAATGCGTCGACGCGTGCCTCACGCGAGTGGTGAAGGCCGCCGAGCAGGCCGGAGCGCGGCTGCTGGTCACGGCCGATCATGGCAACTGCGAAGTGATGATCGACCCGGCGACGGGTGGACCGCACACGGCGCACACGACCAATCCGGTGCCGTTCGTCGTCGTCGACCCCGCGGGGGAGCGTGCCCTGCGATCCGGGGGCGCGCTCTGCGACGTGGGCCCCACGATTCTTTCGATGCTCGGCATCGACCAACCTTCCGAGATGACGGGACGCGACCTCCGGTCCGGCCCGGCGTGA
- a CDS encoding DUF882 domain-containing protein, whose translation MARLAHQALLISATLALSTPHLHAQASGESAVTVRADSLSVVDSLTGRSGKLLARLVSAARGGPIRVLQQLFGDSAASRPGVYTASAASGPFSMITMLPFRSKQGTRLGAYHMGRWPAERTGRGTVPEGFIEITPANQHTRVSQHFMLRDFLTHDQQAVWPKYLVLSEALVDKLELIISDLQARGVTVDRVRVMSGFRTPQYNAKGVRRGGRASDSRHQYGDAADIFIDNDGNERMDDLDGNGRVDLRDTRVILDAVERVERAHPELAGGAGLYKSTRSHGPFVHVDVRGTRARWGV comes from the coding sequence ATGGCCCGTCTCGCACATCAGGCCCTCCTGATCTCCGCCACGCTCGCGCTGTCGACGCCACACCTGCATGCGCAGGCGTCGGGCGAGAGCGCCGTGACGGTCCGTGCCGACTCGCTATCGGTCGTGGATTCGCTGACGGGCAGGAGCGGCAAGCTCCTGGCTCGGCTCGTGTCCGCGGCCCGCGGTGGCCCCATCCGCGTGTTGCAGCAGCTCTTTGGCGACAGCGCGGCGAGTCGGCCAGGGGTCTACACGGCGTCTGCCGCGAGCGGCCCGTTCTCGATGATCACGATGCTTCCCTTCCGCTCCAAGCAGGGGACGCGGCTCGGCGCGTACCACATGGGCCGCTGGCCCGCCGAACGCACCGGGCGCGGCACGGTACCCGAAGGCTTCATCGAGATCACCCCGGCCAACCAGCACACGCGCGTCTCGCAGCACTTCATGCTGCGCGACTTTCTCACGCACGATCAGCAGGCCGTGTGGCCCAAGTACCTCGTGCTGAGCGAAGCGCTCGTCGACAAGCTCGAGCTCATCATCAGCGACCTGCAGGCGCGAGGTGTCACCGTGGATCGTGTGCGGGTGATGTCCGGCTTCCGCACGCCGCAGTACAACGCGAAAGGCGTCCGACGCGGTGGGCGAGCCAGCGACAGCCGCCACCAGTACGGCGACGCGGCCGACATCTTCATCGACAACGACGGCAACGAGCGCATGGACGACCTCGACGGCAATGGTCGGGTCGACCTGCGTGACACCCGCGTGATCCTCGACGCCGTCGAGCGCGTCGAGCGGGCGCATCCCGAACTCGCCGGGGGCGCCGGACTCTACAAGAGCACGCGCAGCCACGGACCGTTCGTGCACGTGGACGTTCGCGGGACGCGCGCCCGCTGGGGGGTCTAG
- a CDS encoding DUF882 domain-containing protein has product MAPRRSRLGPALFFGALAVASLGILSRADAAFGPARVHTPRAPRLSLARPSTSAHGRSRAVRMVTALPSTPVSIPLELSTSPEGLRYEWVPVGSLAGVAVPRPLAGPIFAPAAPGFYHLAILDGDERRVVDSLTVGVLTPMSAKRGISINGYRIGFYAGERRGDLDAAPPGFLEVRAVDVTLPVSEHLTIEDFITHDEQTTWPRYVAMDPRLLDKLELVFEEIARFRGERGAEVDVDVHSGFRTPLHNRRVPRAAGDSRHQYGDAADVAVDANGDGRVTWVDISLIERAVERVEREHPDLVGGLGVYRGGSPYAHIDVRGRRARWRA; this is encoded by the coding sequence GTGGCGCCGCGTCGCTCTCGCCTTGGTCCCGCGCTCTTCTTCGGCGCGCTCGCGGTCGCCTCGCTCGGCATTCTTTCGCGCGCCGATGCCGCGTTTGGCCCGGCACGCGTGCACACCCCTCGCGCTCCGCGGCTGTCGCTGGCGCGGCCCAGCACGAGCGCACATGGCCGCAGCCGTGCGGTTCGCATGGTGACGGCGCTCCCCTCGACGCCGGTCTCCATTCCGCTCGAACTCAGCACGTCACCCGAAGGACTGCGGTACGAGTGGGTGCCCGTGGGATCGCTGGCCGGGGTGGCCGTACCGCGCCCCCTGGCCGGCCCGATCTTCGCACCGGCTGCGCCGGGATTCTACCACCTCGCGATCCTGGATGGTGATGAGCGGCGCGTCGTGGACAGCCTCACCGTCGGCGTCCTCACGCCGATGAGCGCCAAGCGCGGCATCTCCATCAACGGCTATCGCATCGGCTTCTATGCCGGCGAGCGACGCGGTGACCTCGATGCGGCCCCGCCAGGGTTCCTCGAAGTGCGCGCCGTGGACGTGACGCTGCCGGTTTCCGAACATCTCACGATCGAGGACTTCATCACGCACGATGAGCAGACCACCTGGCCCCGCTACGTGGCCATGGACCCGCGCCTGCTCGACAAGCTCGAACTCGTGTTCGAGGAGATCGCGCGGTTCCGCGGGGAGCGTGGCGCGGAGGTCGACGTGGACGTGCATTCCGGCTTCCGCACGCCGCTCCACAACCGCCGAGTGCCACGCGCCGCCGGCGACAGCCGCCATCAGTACGGCGACGCCGCGGATGTGGCCGTGGACGCCAATGGTGATGGCCGCGTGACGTGGGTGGACATCTCGCTCATCGAACGCGCCGTGGAGCGCGTGGAGCGTGAGCACCCGGACCTCGTGGGCGGGCTTGGCGTCTACCGCGGTGGCTCCCCCTACGCGCATATCGACGTGCGTGGACGTCGCGCCCGCTGGCGCGCCTGA
- the guaB gene encoding IMP dehydrogenase — MATSTRSPERPAHPTTTDRGPLRIGANGAASSSASARIRTEPALTFDDVLLVPRHALTHPRDVSTASWLTRGIQLNVPLISAAMDTVTESEMAIAMARAGGIGVVHKNMSIDRQAAEVDRVKRSESGMILNPITLSPDALLREAVALMTRFRISGVPIVDGTGKLVGIITNRDLQFERNLQQPIREAMTSRNLVTAPLGTTLDDAERILAKHRIEKLPVVDDEYHLRGLITVKDIHKRKQYPTANKDEHGRLRCAAALGAGGDYLDRARALVDAGVDVLIIDTAHGHSDGVLQATVAVREAFPQVQLVVGNVATREGAAALVERGVDAVKVGVGPGSICTTRVVTGVGVPQLTAVIDAVEGAGDIPVIADGGIKYSGDIVKALAAGASSVMMGSMLAGTEESPGESFLLEGRRFKMIRGMGSLAAMQDGSADRYFQDGELSPRKLVPEGIEGRVPYKGPVSDVLFQMVGGLRSGMGYVGCGSIESLRTEAQFVRITSAGLRESHPHDVQITREAPNYSI; from the coding sequence ATGGCGACATCAACTCGATCTCCCGAACGGCCCGCGCATCCGACGACCACGGATCGCGGGCCGTTGCGCATTGGCGCCAATGGCGCCGCCTCCTCGTCGGCGTCTGCCAGGATCCGGACCGAACCGGCGCTGACGTTTGACGACGTGCTGCTCGTCCCGCGGCACGCGCTCACCCACCCGCGCGATGTCAGCACGGCTTCGTGGCTCACGCGGGGCATCCAGCTCAACGTGCCGCTCATTTCGGCCGCGATGGACACCGTGACCGAATCGGAGATGGCGATCGCGATGGCCCGCGCCGGTGGCATTGGCGTGGTGCACAAGAACATGTCGATCGACCGTCAGGCCGCCGAAGTCGACCGGGTGAAACGCTCCGAAAGCGGGATGATCCTCAACCCGATCACGCTGTCGCCGGACGCGCTGCTCCGTGAGGCCGTGGCGTTGATGACCAGGTTCCGGATCTCGGGCGTGCCCATCGTCGACGGCACCGGCAAGCTGGTCGGGATCATCACCAACCGCGACCTGCAGTTCGAGCGGAACCTGCAGCAGCCGATCCGCGAGGCCATGACGTCGCGCAACCTCGTGACGGCGCCGCTCGGCACCACGCTCGACGACGCCGAGCGCATCCTCGCGAAGCACCGCATCGAGAAGTTGCCGGTGGTGGACGACGAGTACCACCTGCGGGGGCTCATCACCGTCAAGGACATCCACAAGCGCAAGCAGTATCCCACGGCCAACAAGGACGAGCATGGCCGGTTGCGCTGTGCCGCCGCGTTAGGCGCTGGCGGCGACTATCTCGATCGCGCGCGGGCCCTGGTCGACGCCGGGGTCGATGTGCTGATCATCGACACCGCGCACGGGCATTCCGACGGCGTTCTCCAGGCCACGGTCGCGGTGCGCGAGGCGTTCCCGCAGGTGCAGCTCGTCGTGGGCAACGTCGCCACCCGGGAAGGGGCGGCGGCCCTGGTCGAACGCGGCGTCGATGCCGTGAAGGTCGGCGTGGGGCCCGGGTCCATCTGCACGACGCGCGTGGTCACCGGTGTCGGGGTGCCGCAGCTCACGGCCGTGATCGATGCGGTGGAGGGTGCGGGGGACATTCCGGTCATCGCCGACGGCGGCATCAAGTACTCCGGCGACATCGTGAAGGCGCTGGCCGCCGGCGCGTCGAGCGTGATGATGGGATCGATGCTCGCGGGCACCGAAGAGTCTCCGGGCGAGTCGTTCCTGCTCGAGGGGCGCCGATTCAAGATGATTCGCGGCATGGGCTCACTCGCCGCCATGCAGGACGGCTCCGCCGATCGCTACTTCCAGGACGGCGAGTTGTCGCCGCGCAAGCTTGTGCCGGAGGGGATCGAGGGCAGAGTACCCTACAAGGGCCCCGTCAGCGACGTGCTGTTCCAGATGGTGGGCGGTCTGCGCAGCGGCATGGGCTATGTGGGATGCGGGTCGATCGAATCGCTGCGCACGGAGGCGCAGTTCGTCCGCATCACGTCCGCCGGTCTCCGCGAATCGCACCCGCACGACGTGCAGATCACGCGCGAAGCGCCTAACTACTCGATCTGA
- a CDS encoding amino acid permease, whose translation MGLWSKKSLDQLMREAEGTGETVTLKRTLGAMNLTLLGIGAIIGAGIFVLTGTAAAQYAGPAIVLSFVLAGLGCLFAGLCYAEFASMIPIAGSAYTYGYATLGELVAWIIGWDLILEYLFAASTVAVGWSGYFTSFMRDYVGVNMPAALTNAPFAVQGTHTLVPTGNLINLPAMLLIGLLTTLLVIGIQESARLNNIIVFVKVAIVFLVIGFGFMYVTPSNWQPFIPENTGQFGHFGLSGVVRGAAVIFFAYIGFDAVSTAAQEAKNPQRDLPIGILGSLAICTVLYILMALVMTGLASYTELNVPDPVYVAIAKAGPALSWLRMLVALGAIAGLASVVLVMLLGQPRIFYAMSKDGLLPPLFSKIHPRYQTPYVSTIITGCVAALVAGMFPIGLLGELVSIGTLLAFVIVSAGVLVLRYRSPNLHRPFRTPMVPVVPVLAILICGYMMSGLPLDTWLRLLIWLAIGLLIYFGYGKHNSRVSRAEAGR comes from the coding sequence ATGGGACTTTGGTCGAAGAAAAGCCTTGACCAGTTGATGCGAGAGGCGGAGGGCACCGGCGAAACGGTGACCCTCAAGCGCACCCTCGGTGCGATGAACCTCACGCTGCTGGGCATCGGCGCGATCATCGGCGCGGGCATCTTCGTGCTCACCGGAACCGCCGCCGCCCAGTACGCTGGTCCGGCCATCGTCCTCTCGTTCGTGCTCGCAGGCCTCGGCTGCCTCTTCGCCGGCCTCTGCTACGCCGAGTTTGCGTCGATGATCCCCATCGCCGGCTCGGCCTATACCTACGGCTACGCCACACTCGGTGAGCTCGTCGCCTGGATCATCGGCTGGGATCTCATTCTCGAGTACCTCTTTGCCGCCTCCACGGTCGCCGTGGGATGGTCGGGGTACTTCACGTCGTTCATGCGCGACTACGTCGGCGTGAACATGCCCGCCGCACTCACCAATGCGCCCTTTGCGGTACAGGGGACGCACACGCTGGTCCCAACCGGGAACCTGATCAACCTCCCGGCGATGCTGCTCATCGGGCTGCTCACCACGCTGCTCGTGATCGGCATCCAGGAGTCGGCGCGGCTCAACAACATCATCGTGTTCGTGAAGGTCGCGATCGTGTTCCTGGTCATCGGCTTTGGCTTCATGTACGTCACGCCGAGCAACTGGCAGCCGTTCATCCCCGAGAACACCGGCCAGTTCGGACACTTCGGACTCTCGGGCGTCGTGCGCGGGGCCGCGGTGATCTTCTTCGCGTACATCGGGTTCGACGCGGTGTCCACCGCCGCGCAGGAAGCCAAGAACCCCCAGCGCGACCTGCCGATCGGCATCCTGGGTTCGCTGGCCATCTGCACGGTGCTCTACATCCTCATGGCTCTCGTGATGACGGGGCTCGCCAGCTACACCGAGCTCAACGTCCCCGATCCGGTGTACGTGGCGATCGCGAAGGCCGGTCCGGCCCTGTCGTGGCTGCGCATGCTCGTCGCTCTCGGAGCCATCGCCGGCCTCGCGTCCGTGGTGCTGGTCATGTTGCTCGGACAGCCCCGCATCTTCTACGCAATGTCGAAGGACGGACTTCTCCCGCCGCTGTTCTCCAAGATCCATCCCCGCTACCAGACGCCCTACGTCTCCACGATCATCACGGGGTGCGTCGCGGCCCTGGTTGCGGGCATGTTCCCGATCGGGCTCCTCGGTGAGCTCGTGTCGATTGGCACGCTGCTCGCCTTCGTCATCGTCAGCGCCGGGGTTCTTGTGCTTCGCTACCGGTCACCCAATCTGCACCGACCGTTCCGGACACCTATGGTACCCGTGGTGCCTGTTCTTGCCATCCTGATCTGCGGGTACATGATGTCGGGCCTTCCGCTCGACACCTGGCTCCGACTCCTTATCTGGCTCGCCATCGGCCTGCTGATCTACTTTGGCTACGGGAAGCACAACTCGCGGGTCTCCAGAGCCGAAGCCGGGCGGTAG
- a CDS encoding bifunctional oligoribonuclease/PAP phosphatase NrnA, producing the protein MPLSDLLDVAPARRVAAQRIAETLRGAKRVGITTHINADGDACGSVAAMARLLPELGVAARVINPTPWPSIFAFLLDDSIEESTRDGVRALNGLDALIVLDVSDMRRLGQLADSVRRLTVPRIVIDHHVPSDEPAGELLMDDPSACATGELVFDFATALGLPITTPIAESLYTAILTDTGGFRYANTSPRCHAIAASLLRTGVDPETMYRRIYASVSTGRIFLLRDALHSIGHDAEHGISWISVTADALERYDVSPEDLDGIVEHPRSILGTRLALFFRDLGYGKVKVSFRSTGQVDVNRFAREFGGGGHAKASGALIPGTLDQVRERVVSAARDYVGVLQPADAV; encoded by the coding sequence GTGCCACTTTCCGATCTTCTGGACGTCGCCCCGGCCCGTCGCGTCGCCGCGCAACGCATCGCCGAGACTCTGCGTGGCGCCAAACGCGTCGGGATCACCACGCACATCAACGCGGACGGGGATGCCTGTGGGTCGGTGGCCGCGATGGCGCGGCTCCTGCCCGAACTGGGCGTCGCCGCGCGCGTCATCAACCCCACGCCCTGGCCGTCGATCTTTGCCTTCCTCCTCGATGACTCCATCGAGGAGAGCACGCGCGACGGTGTCCGGGCCCTCAATGGCCTGGACGCGCTCATCGTCCTTGACGTGAGCGACATGCGCCGGCTCGGGCAACTCGCTGACAGCGTGCGGCGCCTCACCGTTCCACGCATCGTCATCGACCACCACGTGCCGAGTGACGAACCCGCTGGCGAACTGCTGATGGACGATCCCTCGGCGTGCGCCACCGGTGAGCTGGTGTTCGATTTTGCCACCGCGCTCGGCCTGCCGATCACCACGCCGATCGCCGAGTCGCTCTATACCGCGATCCTCACCGATACCGGTGGCTTCAGGTACGCGAACACCTCGCCGCGCTGTCACGCCATTGCCGCCTCGCTCCTCCGGACCGGTGTCGACCCGGAGACGATGTATCGACGCATCTACGCGTCGGTCTCGACGGGGCGGATCTTTCTGCTCCGCGACGCGCTCCACTCTATTGGCCACGATGCGGAACATGGCATCTCGTGGATCTCGGTGACCGCGGACGCGCTCGAGCGCTACGACGTGAGTCCCGAAGACCTCGACGGAATCGTCGAACACCCGCGCTCTATCCTGGGGACGCGCCTCGCGTTGTTCTTCCGCGACCTCGGCTACGGGAAGGTGAAAGTCTCGTTCCGTTCGACCGGGCAGGTCGACGTGAACCGTTTTGCGCGAGAGTTTGGCGGAGGAGGCCACGCCAAGGCGTCCGGGGCGCTCATTCCCGGCACCCTTGACCAGGTTCGTGAACGCGTGGTGAGCGCCGCCCGCGACTATGTGGGCGTGCTGCAACCCGCCGACGCTGTCTGA
- a CDS encoding Mrp/NBP35 family ATP-binding protein has translation MTTLQQRIETALAGVRSPRSTGSVLADDMIRDIGTTTDGKVRLTVVLASSDDPTVVRDVRHAVEGVDGVTGVRVEVKDPAEVPGPAARSRGPLPVMDNRPPAATPSAPTPVLYPNLGHVIAVSSGKGGVGKSTVAVNLAVALARRGFRVGLMDADVYGPNIPRMMGVDGAPPVHNEKIVPREAHGVKLISLGFLIDRDQPAIWRGPIVMKITTQFLRDVAWGELDYFLVDMPPGTGDAQLSLVQATHVSGAIIVTTPQQVATGDALRGAKMFERVNVPVLGIVENMSWFECPHCGKPTALFGSGGGKALADELHLDLLGQVPIAPRVMEGGDTGRPIVAADPASPAARALDAIAGRLHEVLGVPQRR, from the coding sequence GTGACCACCCTTCAGCAACGCATCGAAACTGCCCTCGCCGGCGTGCGCAGCCCCCGCTCCACGGGCAGCGTGCTCGCCGACGACATGATTCGTGACATCGGGACGACCACCGACGGCAAGGTCCGCCTGACCGTCGTACTCGCGTCGAGCGACGATCCAACCGTCGTGCGTGATGTGCGGCACGCCGTGGAAGGCGTCGACGGCGTCACCGGCGTGAGGGTCGAGGTGAAGGACCCTGCCGAGGTGCCGGGCCCGGCGGCACGCAGCCGCGGACCGCTCCCGGTGATGGACAACCGGCCGCCTGCCGCCACACCCTCGGCGCCCACGCCGGTCCTGTACCCGAACCTGGGGCACGTGATCGCCGTATCGTCAGGCAAGGGTGGCGTGGGCAAGTCGACCGTGGCTGTGAACCTCGCGGTGGCGCTGGCCAGGCGCGGCTTTCGTGTCGGGCTCATGGACGCCGACGTCTATGGCCCGAACATCCCGCGCATGATGGGCGTGGACGGGGCGCCGCCGGTGCATAACGAGAAGATCGTGCCGCGCGAGGCCCACGGCGTGAAGCTCATCTCGCTGGGTTTTCTGATCGACCGCGATCAACCGGCCATCTGGCGCGGCCCGATCGTCATGAAGATCACCACGCAATTCCTGCGTGACGTGGCGTGGGGCGAGCTGGACTACTTCCTCGTCGACATGCCGCCGGGGACCGGCGATGCCCAGCTCTCGCTGGTGCAGGCCACCCATGTGTCCGGCGCGATCATCGTCACGACGCCGCAGCAGGTCGCGACGGGTGATGCACTGCGCGGCGCAAAGATGTTCGAGCGCGTAAACGTCCCCGTGCTCGGTATCGTCGAGAACATGAGCTGGTTCGAGTGCCCGCACTGTGGCAAGCCCACCGCGCTCTTTGGCTCGGGCGGAGGCAAAGCCCTCGCTGACGAACTCCATCTCGACCTGCTGGGCCAGGTGCCCATCGCGCCGCGCGTGATGGAGGGCGGTGACACCGGCCGACCGATCGTCGCCGCCGATCCCGCATCGCCGGCGGCCAGGGCGCTCGACGCCATCGCCGGACGGCTCCACGAGGTCCTCGGCGTCCCCCAGCGACGATAG
- a CDS encoding SAM-dependent chlorinase/fluorinase, whose product MRPLITLLTDFGTADGYVAEMKGVLLSLCPEGNLVDLSHEIPPHDVELARLGVARYWRRFPAGTVHVVVVDPGVGTARAALAVASEGRYLVGPDNGVLSPALLVGDQQVVALPVGPSASRTFHGRDVFAPAAAALATGASLTSLGAPHASPVVRRTPESVRRDDGAIIGEVIAIDRFGNAITNLVGVRHGVVAAAGRPVPVRATYGDVAPGPPVALMGSSGLLEVALRDGNAASMLGLARGATVVWYR is encoded by the coding sequence ATGCGGCCCCTCATTACGCTGCTCACCGATTTCGGCACGGCCGACGGGTACGTGGCGGAGATGAAGGGGGTGCTGCTGTCTCTCTGCCCGGAGGGCAACCTCGTCGACCTCTCCCACGAGATCCCGCCCCACGACGTCGAGCTGGCACGGCTGGGCGTAGCTCGCTACTGGCGCCGCTTTCCGGCCGGCACGGTGCACGTGGTCGTGGTGGATCCCGGCGTCGGCACCGCGCGCGCCGCCCTCGCCGTGGCGTCGGAGGGTCGCTACCTCGTGGGCCCTGACAACGGGGTGCTTTCCCCTGCGCTGCTCGTCGGCGACCAGCAGGTGGTAGCGCTTCCGGTTGGCCCGTCCGCATCGCGCACCTTCCACGGTCGCGATGTCTTTGCCCCGGCGGCGGCTGCCCTCGCCACGGGCGCCAGCCTGACCTCGTTAGGCGCGCCGCATGCGTCGCCGGTCGTGCGCCGCACGCCAGAATCCGTGCGTCGTGACGATGGCGCGATCATCGGCGAGGTCATCGCAATCGACCGCTTTGGCAACGCGATCACCAACCTCGTCGGTGTGCGCCACGGAGTCGTCGCGGCCGCCGGACGCCCGGTGCCCGTTCGCGCGACCTATGGAGACGTTGCGCCGGGACCACCGGTGGCGCTCATGGGGTCGAGCGGGCTCCTCGAAGTCGCGCTCCGCGACGGGAACGCCGCCAGCATGCTCGGCCTCGCGCGGGGCGCGACGGTCGTGTGGTACCGCTAG
- a CDS encoding sigma-70 family RNA polymerase sigma factor → MAPILDLKNLPDADLVSLAQEGRETAYRELIRRYERPVFSLIFRMVRDREISEDLAQDTFIKVLNHIDRYRPEFKLSSWLFKIANNVAIDHLRKRQIDTISMDGSPHAATAAEIEATQLEIAAQQETALEELEAKEIGSAIERAIESLRPEYRACIMLRHVEGRSYEEIAATLDLPLGTVKTYIHRARHQLREALDSTRE, encoded by the coding sequence ATGGCCCCGATCCTCGACCTGAAAAACCTCCCGGATGCGGACCTCGTCTCGCTCGCGCAGGAGGGGCGCGAGACGGCGTACCGGGAGCTGATCCGTCGATACGAGCGGCCCGTCTTCTCGCTGATCTTCCGCATGGTGCGCGACCGCGAGATCTCCGAGGACCTCGCACAGGACACATTCATCAAGGTCCTCAACCACATCGATCGCTACCGCCCGGAATTCAAGCTCTCGAGCTGGCTGTTCAAGATCGCGAACAACGTCGCCATCGATCACCTGCGCAAACGGCAGATCGACACCATCTCGATGGATGGCTCGCCTCACGCGGCGACTGCCGCCGAGATCGAGGCCACCCAGCTGGAAATCGCCGCGCAACAGGAAACCGCACTCGAGGAGCTGGAGGCCAAGGAGATCGGCTCGGCCATCGAGCGCGCAATCGAGTCCCTCCGGCCGGAGTACCGCGCCTGCATCATGCTGAGGCACGTCGAGGGGCGCTCGTACGAGGAAATCGCCGCGACCCTCGACCTCCCGCTGGGAACCGTCAAGACCTACATCCACCGCGCGCGGCACCAGCTGCGCGAGGCCCTGGACAGTACTCGTGAGTGA